The Nicotiana tabacum cultivar K326 chromosome 1, ASM71507v2, whole genome shotgun sequence genome segment TCAATCAAATAGGTTGACATAAATTGAAGCGGGTGGAGTATTGAATAAAAATAGCCCTTAGTAGTTTACAAATTGGAGGCCCTACCCAAACCCCATTCAGAAGGTACCATTTGATTTAATATGGACCATAGGCTACATAGTCCATCcccactctcttttctttttcctaccTTCAAAAATTAATGATCAAATCCTTACCAGTTGACAATGTAACAGTACTCATACTTCCACAATATTCACGAAATTACTTACTGTTAGATAGCACTATAAATAGAGTTTCCAACTTTCCTTGTGCCAAACAATACCTTTTATTCATACCattgctttttcttcttcttcatttttttttcacaGAAAAACAATGGCAAGTAAAGTTGGTGAAGCAGCAACAGAATATCAAGACTTGTTACCTGTGATGGCAGAAAAATTGGACGTGGATACGTTTGTCGCGGAGCTATGTGGAGGATTCAGGCTACTAGCTGACCCGAAAAATGGCTTGATCACATCGGCGAGTTTACAGAAGAATTCGGGGCTTCTTGGAATGGAAGGCATGAGCAGAGAAGATGCAGAGGCTATGGTAAGAGAAGGAGACTTAGATGGAGATGGAGCATTGAATGAAACTGAATTTTGTATTCTAATGGTTAGACTTAGTCCAGAAATGATGCAAGATGCTGAGGCTTGGCTTGATAAGGCACTCCAAAAAGAGTTGGCATAATCCTCTTTTTTGAGTTTGCTATAATCTTATTCTCATTTCCTTCATTATCATATATGATGGATTGCTTCTCAATGGCTGTAATATATATCATATATGTTGATTCTGTTATGCAGTACCAAAAAAGAGATCAGATAATAGAAGGGGTGAatcacccaaaattaatgcaGGTTCAGATTTCGTGATTATAAGTTTCTAATATTGTAAGTTACTATATCCCACTAGCATAGGTGGATTGGGTAACTCTGCCTCCCAAGGCTTAAGCAAATACAaagaaatcgcctaatattttctCTATTGAGATGTAGATCTTAGTGTCTCATGATCTTCATCCACTTTTCATTGACCACTAAGTGAAAGACTTTCTATTTCCGTTTCTACTtgtcccccccctcccccccccccccaagtagGAAATACAACTTAGCATGGAATAATATATTGTATTGTCGTGGGGTTTAGGAGCCTAGTATCAAGCTATACCAAATTTTCCTAAACTGCAAAGTTCTTCTCGAGACTACACGAAGAATCTTTGTTGAGGTGATATTGTCGCAAAAACAGAAGAGTCTGCATGATAGTAATAAAAGTAAATCATAGGGAAGAAAAGAAAGATGGTTAGGGAAGTTTTGGAGGAGTGAGCACAGTCAACTACTTTCTCATCTCATCTCATCTCGCAAACTGCTCCGTTTCAACTTTAGGTTCTAAGTGAACCTATTTGATTAGGCACGaagtttaaaaaaagaaaagactttTTAACTCGTGATATAAAATAAAACAATATTTTATGTGACTATAAATCATTATATGAAAGTAAATTgctttcaaataaggaaaatggTCATTCTTTTTAAAACGGATTacaaaagaaaatagattcatataaattaaaacggaggaagTATAAGTTTAGGTTTTTTTTCATCCCTATAAGTTTAGGTGACAAATCAGAAATAGAAGAGAAGGTTGTCTGAGGGTTGAGAACAGGAGTAATCCAGATCTCAAGAGCCAAGAAtactttatttttcaaattttatcaAGCTTAGACTTAAAGGGCACACAGGCAATTCAATTATCATGTGAAGCTATTAGAAATGTGCAACTATGGTAATAACTTCTTATGGCTAAATGAAGCTTTACTTGTTCATGTTACTTCACACAATTCTGCAAAACATGAGCTAATGTCAAATGGTCTCAATATGCTCAAGCAATGATTCGACTAGGCAATGGTTTCTGATAGCTAAATTCACAATCCACAAAGTTAACCCAACAAAATGCAACAGGTAATCCATTACATTTATAAAAGATTGATCTTCTACTACACAAGCAGACTGCACCAAAGCATTTACACTATGACAGCGCAAGCTCTCCCAGATTAAGATATGACTCAAGTTCTCGACCTTCGAACAGGAGACCtgctgaaaaatacaaaaataaaatgtgAACAATTGTTGCAAGATATGTTGACAGTTAAAAactaaataaaacaaaaggaGAGTTTTTTTTTACCTGCGATACCTTCCATAATCTGGACTATTGTATCTGTCATATGATGGACCATTACGAACAGGACTATGAGGTCGGCCATAATCTGGACTAGGCCGGCCCCTGCGATACATCGGGCTTGGTGACCTTCGATAAGGGCTATCCCTTTGCCTGCCATAATCTCTTCTAGGGCTGTCGTATCTGTCCCCTCTCTCATCGTCATCCTTCAAGGCATACTCTACAGAAACCACTCTGTCCAAGATCTTACTGTAAAAGGTATTTGCAACTCACTTATTATCAGGAAACAAACAGATAAGATATTGCAACCATAAGAAATAGAATGAAATATCTTACTAACCTCATGTGTGTACACTCCAAAGCTCTTGTTGCATCCTCCTGATTTTCAAACTGCACAAACGCAAAATTGCGACGTATgcgaacatgaaggacattgccGTACGGTTCAAAGTGTCTTTCTATGTCTCGGGTTCTAGTACAAGTAGGGTCAAAGTTTATGACAAACAATGTTTTGGTTGGTCTCTGGTTTCCACCAGACTTAGGGCCATCACGGTGTCTACCACGTTCACCCTGTCAATCACAGTCGCCATAGTTAAAAAGATGCCAATTATCAACAAATCGTATTTCCTTTCAGAGGAGGAAATGTCTAACGGATtgtatttctcaaattttgggaaAGATGAAGACAGAAACATTACTTTTGCCCATTCCACTGATAGACAGCGCCTTTCATACCCAAATGGCATGTTGTCAGTCCCACGGATGGCATCTGCTGCATCTCTCTCATCCTCAAAGTAGACAAAAGCAAACCCTGTAGTTGTAAAGAGAGTTCATTATAAGGTTGAAAGAACAGTAAGATATGGTCTCTAAAGACTTTTCGGTAGAGTATACATCAGCTAAATCAAAGTTCTCATCTCCTTCAGAAATTAAATAACGTACAACACCTGCAAGTATGTGAGGGCTTGAGGAAATTAAGGAGGTAGAAGCCTTGCATGAACTAgatcatgatgatgatgatgatgatgatgatgatggtcaAGATGAAGGCTTATTAAAGGTTTAAAGTCAAGTCTGAGTAGACATTGCTAAGCATGCATCACCAATTTCACAGCACGATTTGAAAATTGGTAGGCATGGCATGATATAATTCATTGATCCTCTTATTAGTAGTGGTAGGCATGGCATGATGAACCGACTGATCCCACCATGATCATTCTTGTGATAAGCCAACATGAGCATCGAGTAAGTGAATGACAGAAGATCGATGTAAGAAATGCAGAACAATTCCATCAGTGAGAAGGGGGAGAGCAGGCAGGCAGATAGGTTTCCTTGCATTAGAAGTTTTTTTGGCACAGGAGTGTTGAGCCATGATAGAAGCTCTTTTTCCTTAGTAGATGTGCCTGCGGCAAAATAAACACTTGAATGCGGAGATCTTCTCCAAATGAAATATTCGGTTCCACATTATGTCTTGACAAGTCACATGTATCATTCGTACATGCTACACACATACAGTCATATAGCTAGGTAATTTTGTTTAACCAAAATACTTATAGTCAACTACCCCAAGAGGGAAAAGGCTGTAACTCATAATGCACCTCAAATAAGAAAACACTTTCCAAAGCGGAATGATTAAACAAGATATGGATTAGATAAGataccaaaaagagaaaaaaaacaccTAAAGTTCATATTGTTGAAAATGTAACTCACGCATTAACAATTCCATAGAATGATGTCATTAAAAAATTTCTACTATTCTTTCTGTGCCAAGAATTGCGAGGATCATGATCTCAAAAGCAGTGCTTAAAAAGGCAGAGGCATATGGCAGGGTGTTTTAACTACCATCGGATAAGCCTATCTTGAGCCCCATTAATTTCTAActtataaaattttcaaaaataactactaacatataaaaatatataaaatatgaaaGTTAATGAAAATAAACTTGAAATTGCATATAACTTGGAAGAAGAACATGTAgaataatttatttaactatcTAATCACAATAGCATATGCGCAGGAACTCCAAGTCACCAACTACTAATCATTGAAAACATTTCACCCAAGTTGCAGCCATAtacttaaaataaaataaaatgaagaagTTATATTCTGTCTAGAATATGCAATGCAAGGCACGCTTAGAAGACCCCTACCCAACACATAACGCATGCAAGGGGAAAATACATTATCTATACAGCATTTCTCCATGAGAATTAAACCCCAACTGGTCACCTCAAGGCCAGGCGAGTCACGACtgccttttaaaaaaaatgatcaaaagaAAATCTAAGAGAGGTTCAGCAACTGCCCACTGAGTAGTCAAATGATCTTAGTCTCAATCCCAAAGATAACACAAGGACAATAAGTAAGCAAAGCCCAATTCTACTATAACTAGTACCACTATGCCTTGGTCCCAAACAAGTTGGTGTCCGTTACACTGACCACAATTTCCATTTAAACTCATCTTATACTATGTAAATAGAAAAAAGTACCAACAGAAGTTAAGTATATTTTCTAAAACGCATAAATATCTTAAAGGCTAAACATTAAAAAGGAGAGGAAATAAGCCATACCAGATTTCATGTCGACTCGCTCAATTCTTCCATACTTGGAGAAAAACCGTTCCAGTTCTGATTGTCGAGTATCATACTCAAAGTTCCCAACGAAAATAGGCCTCATCTTCACCACCGGTACAACCTAACAGACTCAACAAATAATTTTTTCAACTTGATACCAACACAACAAAACAACACATATTAATACCAGTTtgcgaatttttatttttttttacagtAAACCCTTGTTCTTCATATACTTATATTCTTCGTATCTTAAACCCTAATTTCAAATGGCAACGAAATGGGCAAATAGAGCAGAAAATCGATTATTTTATCCTACGTTTTTAACAATCAAAAGACCCTACATTACGATAATCTTTTaccagaaaataaaaaaaataccaaagTTTTTCTGTAGGTAAAAGccttaattacaataatttaacgTATAGCACAGGGTAAAGAAAGAACATTACCTTTTTTTCGAACAAGGAATGGAAAACCCTAGAAACCAAACAAACGTGTTAGAATAGGACGGCGTGAGTTTAAATACTGGATTTTGCACATTTGGGCCCCGTTTCTTAATTAGACCGCATGGGCCGGATCCTCAAAGGGAAGGGGTTGAATCGGCCCTAATCGTAGTATTAATCCAtggtgtacaaagaaaaccgacaAAATGACAAACTATACGAAAATAAATCGACAAACTAGACTATACCAATAAATCCGGTCAAATAAAAAAGATTAATTAGTGATTTGGTTTAGTATTGAAAAAGAGAAACCCCATCATTATTGATTTGATTTGGCATTTATATGAAATTTTTATTTCGTAACCTAAACATATCGTTAAATAATATTGATATGATTCATACAAGTTTTGTACTCATTAATATACTAGTTAACTAAAAAATTAAATCCAAACCCAACACTTTGGGTGTGTTTGTTAGGAAGGAAAATATGTTCTAATTTTTtgatgtttggttggcttaaatgttttggaaaatattttcctccaattggaggaaaatgttttccccatcaagagaaagaaaaatatttttcaaaactcacTCATTCCCGTTACGAGAATGAAATGACCCTTTTTCAACCTACCCCAATCTATTCTCCATCCCCGCCAACCCACCCTCACCCCCACCCTAAGTACCTCGCTCCCactctaaataaaaatattattaatagtactttaatttcttttcatgttatgaATAGaaaccttttttttcattttaacaaatgAGCATTTTCTTTGTATGATATAAAAAGTGTTTTTTcattttaactaaaaaaatattttcttttcatgatgtagaaaaaatattttttttcatttcaacaaaatgatatagtaaaaaagtattttctttcatttcaacaaaaaaatattttctttcatgatgtagaaaaaatatttcctttcgtTTCAACAAAAtctgtattttcttttaatgatgcaaaaaagtattttcttttgtttcaacaaaatgagtactttattttcacgctgtagaaagagtactttctttttcaaccaaaaaaagaatattttctttttagttatggagcatAAATTTCAACATCGTTTTTGCATTAAAAAGGCAAAAcaacacattagttcctttgggtttgtatgaatttttagaagaataattaaattcttgaagaaaataaagtCATGAAAACGTTGGATATTTAGGAGGGGTGGGGGGAGCACATGAAACATAGGACTTGAGGATGAGGATGgtagcataaaaaatattttcctaaaaagtATTTTCTACCCTCTAAcgaaacactagaaaatattttccaaaaacgtTTTTCACTTACCaaccaaacaagaaaaaataagtgataaaaccactcatttcccatgaaaatattttccttcgtaccgaACACACCctatatgtatataatttttaaagttatattatacataaaaata includes the following:
- the LOC107778871 gene encoding calcium-binding protein KIC, with translation MASKVGEAATEYQDLLPVMAEKLDVDTFVAELCGGFRLLADPKNGLITSASLQKNSGLLGMEGMSREDAEAMVREGDLDGDGALNETEFCILMVRLSPEMMQDAEAWLDKALQKELA
- the LOC107778870 gene encoding serine/arginine-rich splicing factor RS31-like isoform X2, whose translation is MRPIFVGNFEYDTRQSELERFFSKYGRIERVDMKSGFAFVYFEDERDAADAIRGTDNMPFGYERRCLSVEWAKGERGRHRDGPKSGGNQRPTKTLFVINFDPTCTRTRDIERHFEPYGNVLHVRIRRNFAFVQFENQEDATRALECTHMSKILDRVVSVEYALKDDDERGDRYDSPRRDYGRQRDSPYRRSPSPMYRRGRPSPDYGRPHSPVRNGPSYDRYNSPDYGRYRRSPVRRSRT
- the LOC107778870 gene encoding serine/arginine-rich splicing factor RS31-like isoform X1; amino-acid sequence: MRPIFVGNFEYDTRQSELERFFSKYGRIERVDMKSGFAFVYFEDERDAADAIRGTDNMPFGYERRCLSVEWAKGERGRHRDGPKSGGNQRPTKTLFVINFDPTCTRTRDIERHFEPYGNVLHVRIRRNFAFVQFENQEDATRALECTHMSKILDRVVSVEYALKDDDERGDRYDSPRRDYGRQRDSPYRRSPSPMYRRGRPSPDYGRPHSPVRNGPSYDRYNSPDYGRYRSRSPVRRSRT